In Notolabrus celidotus isolate fNotCel1 chromosome 22, fNotCel1.pri, whole genome shotgun sequence, one genomic interval encodes:
- the ngb gene encoding neuroglobin has translation MEELSGKDKELIRGSWESLGKNKVPHGVIMFSRLFELDPALLSLFHYNTNCGSTQDCLSSPQFLEHVTKVMLVIDAAVSHLDDLHSLEDFLLNLGRKHQAVGVNTQSFAVVGESLLYMLQCSLGHAYTAPLRQAWLNMYSIVVAAMSRGWAKNGEDKAD, from the exons ATGGAAGAGCTGTCAGGGAAAGACAAGGAGCTGATACGAGGCAGCTGGGAGAGCCTGGGCAAGAACAAAGTTCCTCATGGGGTCATCATGTTTTCCAG ACTGTTTGAGCTGGACCCTGCACTCCTCAGTCTTTTCCACTACAATACAAACTGTGGCTCCACACAAGACTGCCTTTCCAGCCCCCAGTTCCTGGAACATGTCACCAAG GTGATGCTTGTGATCGATGCAGCAGTGAGCCACCTGGACGACCTTCACTCCTTGGAGGACTTTCTGCTTAACCTTGGGAGGAAGCATCAGGCAGTGGGAGTCAACACACAGTCATTCGCT GTGGTGGGTGAGTCCCTCCTCTACATGCTGCAGTGCAGCCTGGGACATGCCTACACGGCGCCGCTGCGTCAAGCCTGGCTCAACATGTACAGCATCGTGGTAGCAGCCATGAGCCGAGGCTGGGCCAAGAACGGTGAAGACAAGGCGGACTGA